One Aegilops tauschii subsp. strangulata cultivar AL8/78 chromosome 2, Aet v6.0, whole genome shotgun sequence genomic window, CATCGTCCACCCCAACAGCACCCTCGTCCTCACCATCAACGGCATCGGCCTCGTCATCGAGGGCGcctacatcatcatcttcatcatctacGCGGCCAAGAACACAAGGGTACCTACGTGCCACCCTCCTAATGCCCCTCATCCGGCCTACTGTCTCTTTTCGGCGTTAGTTTCTGTACAGAAGATCCTCCTGCATGCCCTAACCCATGCCATGTGCCTGTGCTGTGCGTGCAGTGGAAGATGCTCGGCGTGCTCGCCATCGAGGCAGCGTTCATGGCTGCCGTGGTGGCCGGTGTGCTCGTCGGCGCCCACACCCATGAGAAGCGCTCCATGATCGTAGGCATCCTCTGCGTCATCTTCGGCTCCATCATGTACGCCTCCCCGCTCACCATCATGGTACGTACACCACCCCAACTTATGGATCGTCGACCCGTGATCTTTGATAACCTCTTTAACTTGTTAGTTCAGGTGGCTAATTATTCTGCGTTGTGCATGTATGGTGTGGTAATGATGCGTTGTCTAGAAAAATACCTGCCTATAATTTATTTTTAAAGTTCTAATGGATGCTTTTGACAGACCTTAATTTGTTAAGTAGTATACCTTGTTTGTTGTTGATTCTGCTTGAAAATCTATGCCATCTAAAAGATGCACCCACCTTTCATGTTTTAACGTTGGTGCCAAAACCCTGTTAAAAAAGTCCGAATTGAGTTGTTCACCTCTCACGCACCCAAGTTCTTCTACACTATGCTACATCATATATTTTTAATCAAAAAAGCCTACGGTTTATTTCTACCTCAAGGTAAACTTCCTTTACGGGTGAATTACTAGCTCAGGCTAATTGTTAATTACAGACGCTTTTACCAACTTACGAGTGTACTAAATACTAATATAACTCAAAAATTTAAGATGAAAGTAGTAACATTGTACTGCTTATTTGCAGGGTAAAGTGATCAGGACCAAGAGTGTGGAGTACATGCCATTCTTCCTGTCGCTGGTGAACTTCCTCAATGGCTTGTGCTGGACGGGCTATGCGCTCATCAAGTTTGACATCTACATCACGGTATGTACATACACATACATATTGGAAATAAGAACTCGCAAACCCAGCCAGACATACAATCAAGAACTCCTCAGCGCGGATTGATCTAACTGTTATGTCCCCTTTAAATTCTGTGCAGATCCCCAATGCCCTCGGTACAATCTTCGGCCTCATCCAGCTGATCCTGTACTTTTACTACTACAAGTCGACCCCCAAGAAGGGCAAGAACGTTGAACTTCCCACTGTCCTCACCAAAAACACCGTTACCAGCGGCAACGTCTCCGTCACCGTTGAGAAATAAACTTGGCTTCGTCTTTAGCCCTGAAGATTTTGAGTAGTTAATACCGGATGATACTTCAACAAGTTGATGTTAATTAGTACTACTTTTTGTTAGCTATCAGAGTCTTAGATTGCCTTTAATTTCGTGAACCATTGTCGTCTGTCCGAGACTACTAGTGCAAATTACAAGTGTATATAAATACCAATGCAGCTGAGTTATCCCAGAGATATATATTATGACACCATGTATGCTTGCCTGTTTTCAATCTGCTCTTACGTGATGATACGATTGATTTGTTAATTACAGCGTGTGATGGCTTTGTTAAATTAAATTATTCAATATCCATGATGTGTTTGTATTATGTTTCGGGCAAGGTCCTCTTTTGTTCTGCACAAAAACACCCAAAGGGCATCTTATTGGTGATGCAACTTGAACCTGGTGTGAGCGAAAAGgagctaattttttttaaataatacatttttttattaaattacagaaataatacgccgaaaatattatttttaaaaataatacaccgtcggcccgctgcaggccgactgggcctaatcggcccaca contains:
- the LOC109739126 gene encoding bidirectional sugar transporter SWEET6b codes for the protein MVSADVARNIVGIIGNVISFGLFLSPVPTFWRIYKAKDVEEFKPDPYLATLMNCLLWFFYGLPIVHPNSTLVLTINGIGLVIEGAYIIIFIIYAAKNTRWKMLGVLAIEAAFMAAVVAGVLVGAHTHEKRSMIVGILCVIFGSIMYASPLTIMGKVIRTKSVEYMPFFLSLVNFLNGLCWTGYALIKFDIYITIPNALGTIFGLIQLILYFYYYKSTPKKGKNVELPTVLTKNTVTSGNVSVTVEK